From Haliotis asinina isolate JCU_RB_2024 chromosome 8, JCU_Hal_asi_v2, whole genome shotgun sequence, a single genomic window includes:
- the LOC137294272 gene encoding uncharacterized protein: protein MVSASILASRNKWVVGLIFLFYGCHRTLGDIFSIWHDRDPEDERRFRTEYQILNTSNWWGAGQGCKEFGGQLYAPGSESIPQDVMDTLDEDEFYWVGAVKNSKWIWTSDGSPLYTYVGYKPTPKMKKTHIHGNSAFQCHLECAEDSVVGLRGEECYCLSPSVQAASTNASQIRCAGNFDQSCGNEGGISLYTIVLDHADISLNADGECGYAEKERKGYISLHQAKNCESEKSLAGQEPLKDSTRCRGTVCINNDKKTWDEANRTRPLLKVNNSNRPDLYNAMYRRRSYWVGLRRTYFWKWINGQDVSVHYDGKDLSEACLTVRKLGDELSPLVRFTWLPCDEELLSLCETVKMETTYVPEPPPDTAQPPTSTGTNQTELYEPITGNAGVYIGAAVGCVAAVICCIVLVLFLRWKKKFCFVEKSDIQTDVISNPTAESTTYSLATSTDSYYSMPNPPAGQLPDPSLAKSIHDQKSSDPYCSTLAVQEKPSPPTAVVMPYRRSDQVLYVNSSETAKEGVYNKLSDTEKLNSESTGNVYNHTSGLLKHSYKGEYDSVKAVGGKNEGTQGHLHLGPQAADEDDGIYTIPDDAEHQRTDDDYDKANIMHCNLAYTGSKTSPTSVTNSKRLVEPAPDSQACTPVPSVPEGSDDDFYEIPIGGEYDIADCNQTISLSIPRRVSPITSLYSIANIVTHSGERRTVPDVDPGRRLGTGNDSKVANPGTSITISNVDETDIYECIDDNSPVQTSQDEDDNGASEGGVSACHDQLEADAYCVEDMYKEDEEHMYGNIESDGLEQNGHCYYNIAGDTNAMSTQPSTHCNNDDNVYSLATHA, encoded by the exons ATGGTGAGTGCGAGTATACTCGCCTCCCGCAACAAGTGGGTTGTTGGCCTTATCTTCCTATTTTATGGATGCCACAGAACTCTTGGTGACATATTTT CAATATGGCATGACAGAGATCCAGAGGATGAAAGACGCTTCAGAACAGAATACCAAATTCTGAACACCTCCAACTGGTGGGGTGCAGGACAGGGTTGTAAGGAGTTTGGAGGTCAGCTGTACGCCCCCGGGTCAGAAAGCATCCCCCAAGACGTGATGGATACTCTGGATGAAGACGAATTCTACTGGGTTGGAGCCGTGAAGAATTCCAAATGGATATGGACGT CCGACGGCTCCCCTTTGTACACCTATGTCGGCTACAAGCCTACTCCTAAGATGAAGAAAACTCATATCCATGGAAACTCAGCCTTCCAGTGTCACTTGGAGTGTGCCGAGGACAGCGTTGTCGGTTTGAGA GGTGAGGAGTGTTACTGCCTGTCGCCGTCAGTCCAAGCAGCCTCCACAAACGCTTCTCAAATCAGATGTGCTGGCAACTTTGATCAGTCATGCGGAAATGAAGGCGGGATATCACTTTATACCATAG TTTTAGATCACGCTGATATATCCCTAAACGCTGATGGCGAATGTGGTTATGCAGAGAAGGAACGGAAAGGGTACATCAGCTTGCATCAAGCCAAGAACTGTGAAAGTGAGAAGTCTCTTGCTGGACAAG AACCGCTGAAGGATAGTACACGTTGCCGGGGAACCGTCTGCATTAATAATGACAAAAAGACCTGGGATGAAGCCAACAGAACACGACCTTTGCTGAAGGTGAACAACAGTAACAGGCCTGATCTGTATAACGCAATGTATCGTCGGCGGAGCTATTGGGTTGGTCTGAGGAGAACGTACTTCTGGAAATGGATAAATG GGCAGGACGTGAGCGTTCATTACGACGGCAAGGACCTGTCTGAAGCCTGCCTTACTGTACGGAAACTGGGAgacgagttatctccccttgttaGATTCACGTGGCTCCCCTGTGATGAAGAACTGTTATCTCTGTGTGAAACGG TGAAAATGGAGACCACGTATGTGCCTGAACCACCCCCGGACACTGCTCAACCGCCGACATCGACGGGCACCAACCAGACCGAGCTCTACGAACCGATCACAG GCAATGCTGGGGTCTATATTGGAGCTGCCGTGGGCTGTGTTGCCGCTGTGATTTGCTGTATAGTTTTGGTACTATTTCTAAGATG GAAGAAGAAGTTCTGTTTTGTGGAAAAATCAGACATACAAACAGATGTCATCAGCAACCCCACTGCAGAAAGCACAACCTACTCTCTAGCCACATCCACTGACTCCTACTACTCTATGCCCAACCCTCCCGCCGGTCAGTTACCCGACCCTTCTCTGGCGAAGTCCATTCACGACCAAAAATCTTCAGACCCTTACTGCTCTACTCTTGCTGTACAAGAGAAACCGTCTCCTCCCACGGCCGTCGTCATGCCATACCGACGATCAGATCAGGTGCTCTATGTGAACTCTTCAGAGACGGCAAAGGAAGGAGTATACAATAAGCTGTCTGATACTGAAAAGCTGAACTCTGAAAGTACTGGAAATGTGTACAATCATACTTCGGGTTTACTGAAACATAGTTATAAGGGGGAGTATGACTCCGTTAAGGCAGTTGGTGGTAAAAATGAGGGCACGCAAGGCCATCTGCATCTTGGTCCACAAGCAGCGGATGAAGATGATGGAATATATACCATTCCTGACGACGCTGAGCATCAAAGAACAGATGACGATTACGACAAAGCGAATATTATGCATTGTAATTTGGCTTATACCGGAAGTAAAACAAGCCCGACATCTGTTACCAATTCCAAACGTCTTGTGGAACCTGCACCTGACTCTCAAGCATGTACACCGGTTCCGAGTGTTCCTGAAGGAAGTGATGACGATTTTTATGAAATACCCATTGGAGGCGAATACGACATCGCAGACTGTAACCAAACTATCTCCTTAAGTATCCCTAGAAGGGTTTCTCCAATTACTTCGTTGTATAGTATTGCAAACATTGTAACACATTCTGGTGAGAGACGTACGGTCCCAGATGTAGACCCTGGGAGGCGCCTGGGAACTGGCAATGATTCTAAAGTAGCAAACCCGGGTACGTCCATTACCATCAGTAACGTCGACGAAACAGATATTTATGAATGTATTGACGATAACAGCCCTGTACAGACTAGCCAAGATGAGGATGATAACGGTGCTAGTGAAGGTGGTGTCTCTGCATGTCATGACCAGTTAGAAGCAGATGCATACTGTGTTGAGGATATGTACAAGGAGGATGAAGAACATATGTATGGTAATATCGAATCCGATGGTCTTGAACAAAATGGTCACTGCTACTACAATATAGCCGGCGACACCAACGCCATGTCAACACAACCGTCTACGCATTGCAACAATGACGACAATGTCTATTCTCTGGCTACCCATGCATAG